The following is a genomic window from Bacteroidales bacterium.
CATACCGAAGGATATGAAGGGTTTTTCCACCTCACCGATATCAAAGGCACTGTAGACAATGCCACTGTTAATTATATCGTTCGCGATCATGATCAGAAATTATTCAACCGGAAAAAAGATTTCCTTATAAAAATAATTGACCATCTTAACCTGAAGTATGGTTCGAGAACCGTGAAGCTCACCTTGATTGACCAGTATTACAATATGAAAGAAAAAATCGAACCCGTTTTTCATATTGTGGACCTGGCACGGAAGGCCATTTCATCATGCGGCATGGTTCCGAAAGTAATCCCCGTACGAGGCGGAACCGACGGATCAAGGCTATCTTACATGGGTTTGCCCTGCCCTAACATTTTTGCAGGTGGTCACAATTTTCACAGCCGATATGAATTTCTTCCCGTAAAGTCAATGGAGAAAGCTGCTGAAGTGATTGTGAAAATCATCGAATTGCATGCTCTGTAGCCTCTTAGTCTGTAGTCTGTTAATCTGTAGTCTGTTAGTCTGTTAGGAATACCGAACGCCAAACACCGAATACTGAATACTGTTTAAATTGGAGAAGTTGAAATGAAGAGAGTTGTGTTTTATTGGATTTGCTGTGGCTGGATGTTGGTCATACCTTTCACATTGCATGCGGTTGATGATACCTTATGTACGCCCAACCCGTCGGCGGAGGCTGTGGCATTGTACCGGTATCTGCTTGACATGAAGGGCGACAGGATTCTCTCGGGTCAGATGTACGCCCCATGGGGTATCAATGAGCTTACTTATATCAAAAATATTACAGGCAAGCAGCCTGCTGTAATGGGTGTCGATTTTATTCATCAGAGTTCGAACGCGCAGGAAGTGCAGAATGCGGTCAACTGGTGGAAATCAGGTGGAATACCTACAATCATGTGGCACTGGGGCGCCCCCGGAGTAGGCGAAGGTTATGAAAACAGCAAGGTTGCCATTGATATCGATAAATGCTTTATCGAAGGCACTCCTGAATACACTTCATTCTGGAGCGAACTGAAAATAAAGGCGGACCTGCTTGAAACCATCCGCGATGCCCATGTTCCGGTTTTATGGCGACCCTATCATGAGCTGAACGGCAACTGGTTCTGGTGGGGTAAGCAGGGCCCCGATAAATTCAAAAAACTTTGGATAACCATGTATAATTACTTTGTACATGACCGTGGCCTGAATAACCTGATCTGGGTGCTTTGTTATACAGGCCAGCCTGATGCAGCCTGGTACCCGGGCGATGAATACGTGGATATAGGAGGAGCCGATATTTATGATGCAGGCAACGGCTCCCAGGCTACCATGTACATTGCAGTTAAAACCATAACAAATGATAAATTTCCTATTGCTTATCATGAATGTGGAATCCCCCCTGATCCGGATCTTTGCCTGGCTCAGAATGCCATGTGGAGCTGGTGGATGGAATGGCATACCACATGGCTGCAGGGTGTTGACACTGCATACCTGAAAAAAGTATACAAACATTACCTGGTTATCACTAAAGACGAACTGCCGGATATAGTGTCAACCTACGGATGGGATTCGGCCTGTAAACCTTCAGCAGTGACGGCGGATGTAAAAAAAAACGGCAGTTCATGGCTGCAGAGTAAAAAATTAACTTTATTAACGGGTGACACTGCCTGGCTGAAAGTGGCCGCAGCCGACAGCGGAAAATGGACGTGGTCGGGTTATATTACCCAGGGGAATGATACTATTAAGCAGATTGTATTCAACCAATCGGGTTCTGCTGTTGCAACATTCAGGAATACCTGCGGTGCCATAACCTCAGTTTCTTTTAACCTTGCTGATGCATGTCCTCCTCCTGTCATTTCACCGTACATCCGGGTGGATAACGGCGGATGGCAACAGGTGAACAGTATCCGGATCAACTATGGTTCGATCGTAAAAATATCACCGCAACCGTTAACAGGCGGAACATGGAGGTGGACCGGGGCTGTCGATGCCACTACAAGGGAGATCACCTTTGTGCCGGACACCACTTGTATGGTTTCAGGTGAATTCGTCAGTACATGCGGAAAAACAGCCAGGAAGAATTTTTATATCACAGTGGTTTGTCCTTCAAACCCCATCACGCCGTACATTCGTGTTAATAACAACGATTTTATTTCGGCCGACAATGTCACCGTATTTGAAGGAGACTCTGTTACATTGAGTCCGCAGGCAACTGCAGGAGGAACATGGAAATGGAGCGGGGCGTTTACAGCAGAAACACGCGATCTAAAGTTTAAGGCCGACAGCTCATGTATAGTGAGGGTTACTTATACCAACGGCTGCGGCGTAAATAGTTATAAGAATTTTACCATACAGGTAAACACTGTTCCGGTGGCAGTCAAAGAGGCTGAACGGGTTACAGGATCCCTGCTTTATCCAAATCCTGTATCCGGTTTTCTTTATCTGAATTCAGAAATAACAAAGGAAGATCCAATCATTTCCATTTTGTCCCTCCATGGCGAGATTCTTTTGAAAAAAGGGCATAATAGTTCAGGAATCGATATTTCATCCCTGAAGCCCGGGATGTATTTTATCATGATCGAATTTAAGGAAAGGGTAATCGTTCAGGAGTTCATAAAAAACGGTTTCTGAATTCAATAAATCACTTAAATTTAAAATTAAATTATACCACCTAAAAATAAATCCTATGAAAAGAATCCTGATCCTGACTGTATGTTTCCTTCTGATTGCCGGTGTTTATGCCCAAAAGGGAGGCAAATACCAGCTTAAATCTCCTGACGGAACCATTGTGCTCAGCATTCAGACAGGAGATAAGCTTCAATGGTCGGTTACCGACAAGGGAAAGAGCATCATCACCCCGTCCCCGATATCTATTACGCTTGGAACCGGAGAAGTATTGGGTGAACGAAGCAAGGTTGTTTCGGCAACAAATGAAGAAATAAATTTCACCTTCAACCCTGTCCACTACCGCAAGGCCCAGGTAACCGATCATTGCAATCAGCTTATTTTAAAATGCAGGGGAAATTACGGATTGATTTTCAGGGTTTACAATGATGCTGTAGCCTATAAATTCTTCACGACAATCCCCGGTGATGTCACAATAAAGAATGAAGAAGTAAACTTTAATTTCGCCGGTGATTACAAGATTTTCGTTCCTTTTCAGCGCGACTGCCGTGACGGAAAAAATTTCAATTCATCGTTTGAAAACCAGTACAGTGAAATCACTTTTTCACGGTTTCCCAAAGACACACTCGCCTTTCTGCCTGTTCTTGTGGACTTAGGATCGAATCAGAAAGCTGAAATTTTTGAGGTTGATCTCGAGGATTACCCGGGTATGTATGTTCGTACTAATCCGACCAACCAGGGATTTGAGGGGGTATTTGCTCCATACCCGCTTGAAACATATGTTAAAGGCCTTAATATCATACCTTCAAAATCTGCTGACTACATTGCCAAAAGACCAGGAATGCTGAATCTTCCCTGGCGGGCTGTTTTTATAAGCGAACAGGATAAGGATTTACTGGATATTGACATCGTTCAGAAACTCGCATCCGAAAGCCGGCTCAATGATATATCATGGGTAAAAGTCGGACAGGTGGCATGGGACTGGTGGAACGACCTCAATATTTCGCATGTTGATTTCAGGGCCGGTATGAACACGGAAACCTATAAATATTTCATTGATTTTGCGGCACAGTACGGCATTTCATATATATTATTCGATGCCGGATGGAATGTTCCCGGTGACCTTACAAAACCTATTCCAGAGATTGATATACAGCAGGTCATCGATTACGGAAAACAAAAAGGAGTTGGGCTGATTGTATGGTGTTCATGGCAGGATGTGATGGCTCAGAAGGATAAGGCTTTTCCTTTCTTTGCCGGCATAGGAGTCAAAGGGATGAAAATTGACTTTTTCGACAGGGATGACCAGCTTGCCGTTGCAAGCACTTATGAGATAGCGAAACAAGCTGCACAGAATAAGCTGATGGTGGATTACCATGGGATTTATAAACCTACAGGATTGCAGAAGACCTACCCGAATGTGGTGGGAATAGAAGGGGTATATGGACTTGAGAATTACAAATGGGCTAATCCGAACGGTCCGCGGTATGCCGTTACATTGCCCTTCATCCGCAACCAGGCAGGTCCGATGGATTATACACCGGGGGCGATGAGAAACGCAAGCCGTGAAAACTTCAGGCCTGTTAACAGCAACCCGATGGCCCAGGGGACCCGTGTTCAACAAATGGCCATGTACATAGTCTTTGAGGTTCCGCTGCAAATGCTTTCCGATAATCCCACCATTTACATGCGCGAAAAAGAATGCACTGAATTCATTACCCGAATACCCACAACATTTGATCAGTCTGTTCCCCTTGAAAGCAAGGTGGCCGAATATGTTGCCGTTGCCCGCAAAAAGGGCAATGTATGGTATGCCGGGGCTATGACCGACTGGACACCAAGGGAACTGACGATTGACTGTTCATTCCTGGGTTCGGGAAGCTATACGGCTGAAATTTTCAGCGACGGTGTGAATGCAGACCGTGATGCAACTGATTATAAAAAATCGGTAATAACAGTGACTTCCACTGATAAACTGAATGTAAAGCTCATGAACGGAGGCGGCTGGGTGGCCCGTTTTGAACCGGTTAAACAGTAAGTTGACTAATGAGATACTTTTTGCTTATCATTGTATATTCTCTGTTTTTCATAGGTTGTGCTTCGCCACAACCCCCGGATATTTTACAGGGTTATAACCTGGATGAGCCTGATGAGATGTTTGTCCTGCCTGATTCACTGCGTGAGATATCCGGAATTGCACCGCTGTCGGACACTGAGTTTGCCTGCATACAGGATGAGAATGGAATCGTTTTTATATATGACACTGCAAAAAGACGCATAAGAAGGCAACTTCCGTTTGGAATTGACGGTGACTTTGAAGGGATAGCCCGTGTACAAAAATCACTTTATATTCTCAGGAGTGACGGTACCCTTTATGAAATTGAGGATTACCGTTCGTCTCCCGTTGTGAATACACTGGTTACCGGAATTATGGCAGGTGATAACGAAGGATTATGCTATGATTCAACATCGAACCGGCTGTTGATCGGTTCAAAAAGCAAACTGGGAAACGGATCCGGACTTAAAAATTTCAGGGGAATATATAGTTTTGATTTAGATTCAAAACTTTTATCCGAACAGCCGGTCTTCAGCTTTAATGTAAAAACACTTCAGCAATTTGCCGTAAAAAACAGAATCGGGGTACCTTCAAAAATAACAAAAAAGGGAAATCAACAGGCAATCATTAAATTCAGGCCATCCGATATCGATTTCAATCCATTGACAAATGATTTATATGTTCTGTCGTCTGTTGACCACATGTTATTCATCTTTAATAAAGACGGAGTTATAAAGAATATTCAACTGCTTGACCCGTCGCTGTTTAGTAAAGCAGAAGGATTGTCTTTCCTTGAAAACGGCGACATGGTGGTGACCAATGAAGGGGAAACCAGAAATGCCACCCTGCTCCTGTTCCGGCATAGAAAATGAATCCGGTTCTTTCCTTTCATAAAACATTCGTTCACCTAACAGAATAGTCCGTTAGTCAACTTTTTCCAACATCAACCCCATGAATCCTCGTATTGTCAATGGATTCATTAAACAAAACCTATGAAAAAGCTGCTTTTCTCCTTACTGGCTATCCTGTTAATCCACACCAGCATTTTCTCTCAGCGCAATACTGCAAAACAGACTATTCCAGAGGGCTGTGGAACACTGAACCGCGGCATTTACCTTGATGTTACCGAGTTTTTGAACAATACTCCTTCGATATCCTGCAATTTTGAGGTAGTTGATTATGCTCCTGATTATTATCTTTATCCTGAAGAGCGCAGCGCCTGGTTCATTTCATTTACCGATGACATGGGTTATAAGAAGGTGATGAAAATGAGCGAGGTTTTTGGTTACAATGACGGTAAGGGCATTTTTTTCTCATATCATGGCCGGCCTTATGAATTGCTTCAGTTCGGCGCTATTTCAATTCTTCGGTATCACCAGAGCTACCATCGCAATATTCTGGCACAGGCGTTCAGCCTTTATACAATTGGCTCAACTGTTACAAGTACCGAAAAGGTTCAGGAAGTATTGTTCCATGTAAAAAACGACACCATTGTGATGCCTACAGTGAAGAGTCTCAAGGAGCTTATTTCAGATGACCAGGAACTTTACAGTGCCTACAGGCACGACCGTAAAACGGATTTCGCTACGAAGCCTCTCGTTTATCTTGAACGCTACAACACAAAACACCCGGTAAAAATGACCGATCGCGGCATTGAATTCCAGGATATGCCGGAGTTGTCGGAGAAATAGCGTTTGGCTAAGGCTCTGCCTTAGTCGATATATCCTATCAGGCTCTGCCTGATTCCCTGACACTTCTATTCAGGCTCAGCCTGAAACGATATAACCGACCGAGGTAGAACCTCGGCCGAACTTCCGAACTTCCGAACCTTTCCACTACCTTTGAGTTATTACACCATGGGTAACTGGAAAAGAACATTTGCCATTATATGGACGGGACAGCTGTTTTCAACGCTGAGCAGCTCCGTTGTCGGTTATGCCGTTATGTTCTGGTTGAGCCTGAAAACCGGATCAGCTGAAGTACTGGCCTATGCCATCATCGCATCCCTTCTCCCGCAGCTGTTGCTGGGAATGTTTACAGGCGTTTTTGTAGATCGGTGGAACCGTAAGCTGACAATGATCTTTGCGGATCTTTTTATCGCGATTTGTACTCTTGTCATTGCTGTATTGTTTTACACCGGTGAAACCAGGATCAGTTATTTCTATATATTGCTGGCTCTGAGATCGGCGGGCAGTGCTTTTCACGTACCCGCCATGCAGGCTTCGGTGCCGCTCCTGGCACCTGAAGACCAGTTAATGCGTATTTCAGGAATAAACAACATAATCCAGTCGGTCAGCACAATTGCCGGTCCCGCCCTTGCAGCCCTGCTTATCAGCCTGCTTGATCTTACCCGGGTGCTTATGATTGATGTGGCAGGAGCCGTTATTGCTATAATTTCCTTAATAATGGTTCATATACCCGACCCGGTAAAAAAGGAAAACCTGAAACCCCATGTTCTTAATGAAATGAAAGAAGGTCTGCGCGAAATATACAGTAAACCGGGACTGTTATGGATCTTTATACTTGCCGTTCTTGCCATGTTTTTCATTATGCCGGTGGCAGCGCTGTTTCCGCTTATGACACTGAATCATTTCTCAGGAACCACCTATCATATGAGTATTGTTGAAATTTCATGGGGAATCGGGATGCTATTGGGTGGGGCGCTGTTAGGCATTAATAAACTTAAAAATTATAAGATCATCCTGATCAACCTTATGTACTTCCTGCTCGGATTGTCTTTCCTGTTTTCAGGAATACTGCCTTCTTCGGGATTTATTTTCTTTGCCATCATAACGGCATTCGGCGGTATATCCATGTCGGTTTATTCGGGATCCTTTAACGTGGTACTGCAGACTATGGTGGAACCGGCTGCACTCGGAAGGGTCTTTTCAATTTATGGCAGTATTACCCTGCTCCCGGCTATGCTTGGCCTGCTAGCCACCGGATATATTGCCGACAGCATTGGCATCACCAACGCTTTTATTATTTCAGGAATTGCAATCGGGATCATGAGTTTGTTTGCTTTCCTTGTGCCGGCCATCAATAAAATGATAGGGCGTGAACTGCGCGGTCAGCCGCTGGTTCAGGATCCGCAATTTACTTAACGAATCTTGAAAGATATTCACTGGGCGAAACGCCGAACTGCTTGACAAAACAGGTAGAGAAGTAAGACGGAGCTGTGAAACCTACCTGGTAAGCAATCTCGGAAACTGTAAGCCTGTTTTGGCTTAACAAACGGGCGGCTTCTTTAAGCCTGATAGTTCTTATGAATTCACTTGGTGTCTGATCGGTGAGTGCCGTTAATTTGCGATGTAAATGGATACGGCTCATGCCTAACTCTTTGCTAAGGCTGTCGACACTCAGCAACGGCTCGGCAATCTTTTCCTTCACAAGTTTTATGGCATGGTCCATAAATTCCTGGTCACGCCAGTTCAATGTGAAGTCCTTGGATTCAATTTCAATTTCCCGCCCAAAGCATTCACGAAGTTTTTTCCTTGACTGGATCAAATTCCGGATGCGAATCTCAAATAACCTGTAATTAAAGGGCTTTGATATATACTCATCCGCCCCGGTTTCAAGCCCCTCAATCTGGTTACTGATCGCAGAAAGCGCGGTAAGCAGTACAACCGGAATATGGGAGGTGAGAATATCTTTTTTGAGTTTTTTACATAATTGAATACCATCCATCCCGGGCATAATCACATCACTTACAACCAGGTCGGGAATGTTTTCAGTTGCCAGTTTAAACCCTTCATTCCCGTCCACAGCTTCAAGAACCCTGAATTTTTTTTCCAGGTTCTGTTTGATAAAATGCCGCATATCGCTGTTATCTTCCACAACCAGAATTAAAGGCCCTTCCGACAATTCCCTGAAATCGCCTTCTTCGTCGGCAAGATTCTGAATTTCCTGAGTCTCTTCGGTTAATTGTGAATTTATATCAATGTTTGGATCGGTTTCATTTGTTGTCTTTTCGGATGCATCAAGATGCGCATCGCCAATGGGCAGGCGAACCACAAACTGAGTACCCCTGTTCCTTTCACTTGAAACCGTTATTTCACCACTGCTTAGCAATACAAGGTTTTTTGTCAACGCAAGCCCGATTCCCGAACCGATGTGTCTTACCGAATCGGAACTCCCTACCTGGTAATACCGGTTAAATATATTGGCAATAGAGGACTCAGATATGCCTACCCCATTATCCGTTACGATTATTGAAATATACTCTTCAAGGGTTTTATCATCGTTCTTAATTTCGTAGGAATATTGGAAAGCACTTAGGGCTTCTGAACTTTTGCTGCGAATACTTATCTCAATCCGGCCGCCATCGGCAGTGAATTTGAAGGCATTGTAAATAAGATTGTTTAGAATTTTGATCAGTACTTCCCGGTCGAACCAGATGTCCATTTCATCCAAATCGGATCTGAAAAGAAAAGTAATATTCCGTTTTTCGGCAATATCACTGAAGGATGAAAAAACGTCGCGTACGAAGCTTACCACATCATTCCGGCTGGCTTTTATATTCCATGACCCGGTTTCTGCTTTTCTGAAATCCATCAGCTCATTAATCAACCGCAAAAGGTATTTTGCGTTCCGGTAGATTACCTGCAGTTGTCCCTTTAAGAAACTGTTTCCTTTAATTGTTCCGATCAGATCTTCCACCGGTGAAATGATGAGTGTAAGGGGCGTCCTGAATTCATGTGAGATGTTGGTGAAAAACTGGAGCTTCATCTGGTTCAGCTCTTCCGCTTTTTCTTTTTCGAGGTTTTTCAGGGCTACTTCCGACTTAAGCTTTTCCCTGATGCTTACTTCTTTATAAATAGCCAGGGCAATAGCTATCAGAACAAATATATAAAAAATGAAGAATGGCCATGATTTCCATATTGGCGGTGTGATTTGAATTTTAAGCACTGTCGGTTCTTTTTGCCAAGTGCCGTCGTTGTTGGTGGCTTTAACCATAAAAGTATATTTCCCGCCTTTCAGGTTGGTGAATGTTGCCTTTCGGTTTCCCG
Proteins encoded in this region:
- a CDS encoding glycosyl hydrolase → MKRVVFYWICCGWMLVIPFTLHAVDDTLCTPNPSAEAVALYRYLLDMKGDRILSGQMYAPWGINELTYIKNITGKQPAVMGVDFIHQSSNAQEVQNAVNWWKSGGIPTIMWHWGAPGVGEGYENSKVAIDIDKCFIEGTPEYTSFWSELKIKADLLETIRDAHVPVLWRPYHELNGNWFWWGKQGPDKFKKLWITMYNYFVHDRGLNNLIWVLCYTGQPDAAWYPGDEYVDIGGADIYDAGNGSQATMYIAVKTITNDKFPIAYHECGIPPDPDLCLAQNAMWSWWMEWHTTWLQGVDTAYLKKVYKHYLVITKDELPDIVSTYGWDSACKPSAVTADVKKNGSSWLQSKKLTLLTGDTAWLKVAAADSGKWTWSGYITQGNDTIKQIVFNQSGSAVATFRNTCGAITSVSFNLADACPPPVISPYIRVDNGGWQQVNSIRINYGSIVKISPQPLTGGTWRWTGAVDATTREITFVPDTTCMVSGEFVSTCGKTARKNFYITVVCPSNPITPYIRVNNNDFISADNVTVFEGDSVTLSPQATAGGTWKWSGAFTAETRDLKFKADSSCIVRVTYTNGCGVNSYKNFTIQVNTVPVAVKEAERVTGSLLYPNPVSGFLYLNSEITKEDPIISILSLHGEILLKKGHNSSGIDISSLKPGMYFIMIEFKERVIVQEFIKNGF
- a CDS encoding MFS transporter; the protein is MGNWKRTFAIIWTGQLFSTLSSSVVGYAVMFWLSLKTGSAEVLAYAIIASLLPQLLLGMFTGVFVDRWNRKLTMIFADLFIAICTLVIAVLFYTGETRISYFYILLALRSAGSAFHVPAMQASVPLLAPEDQLMRISGINNIIQSVSTIAGPALAALLISLLDLTRVLMIDVAGAVIAIISLIMVHIPDPVKKENLKPHVLNEMKEGLREIYSKPGLLWIFILAVLAMFFIMPVAALFPLMTLNHFSGTTYHMSIVEISWGIGMLLGGALLGINKLKNYKIILINLMYFLLGLSFLFSGILPSSGFIFFAIITAFGGISMSVYSGSFNVVLQTMVEPAALGRVFSIYGSITLLPAMLGLLATGYIADSIGITNAFIISGIAIGIMSLFAFLVPAINKMIGRELRGQPLVQDPQFT
- a CDS encoding M20/M25/M40 family metallo-hydrolase is translated as HTEGYEGFFHLTDIKGTVDNATVNYIVRDHDQKLFNRKKDFLIKIIDHLNLKYGSRTVKLTLIDQYYNMKEKIEPVFHIVDLARKAISSCGMVPKVIPVRGGTDGSRLSYMGLPCPNIFAGGHNFHSRYEFLPVKSMEKAAEVIVKIIELHAL
- a CDS encoding glycoside hydrolase family 97 protein; this translates as MKRILILTVCFLLIAGVYAQKGGKYQLKSPDGTIVLSIQTGDKLQWSVTDKGKSIITPSPISITLGTGEVLGERSKVVSATNEEINFTFNPVHYRKAQVTDHCNQLILKCRGNYGLIFRVYNDAVAYKFFTTIPGDVTIKNEEVNFNFAGDYKIFVPFQRDCRDGKNFNSSFENQYSEITFSRFPKDTLAFLPVLVDLGSNQKAEIFEVDLEDYPGMYVRTNPTNQGFEGVFAPYPLETYVKGLNIIPSKSADYIAKRPGMLNLPWRAVFISEQDKDLLDIDIVQKLASESRLNDISWVKVGQVAWDWWNDLNISHVDFRAGMNTETYKYFIDFAAQYGISYILFDAGWNVPGDLTKPIPEIDIQQVIDYGKQKGVGLIVWCSWQDVMAQKDKAFPFFAGIGVKGMKIDFFDRDDQLAVASTYEIAKQAAQNKLMVDYHGIYKPTGLQKTYPNVVGIEGVYGLENYKWANPNGPRYAVTLPFIRNQAGPMDYTPGAMRNASRENFRPVNSNPMAQGTRVQQMAMYIVFEVPLQMLSDNPTIYMREKECTEFITRIPTTFDQSVPLESKVAEYVAVARKKGNVWYAGAMTDWTPRELTIDCSFLGSGSYTAEIFSDGVNADRDATDYKKSVITVTSTDKLNVKLMNGGGWVARFEPVKQ